Proteins found in one bacterium genomic segment:
- a CDS encoding GDSL-type esterase/lipase family protein encodes MATKNICIWGDSITYGAWDTEGGWVDRLRRHLHERTIASGFDEYFWVYNLGIPGDTTDDILQRIDAECRAREPHISIFAAGINDSSRLAETGLPRVSVERLRKNASALIRRVREVSEAVFWIGLGIIDESAVAAEQESSADFRHQSVIEHHEALARVCLAEHVPYLDMLNVLAPEDLIDGLHPNAVGHQKMFEHIRDFLVAQGVLAR; translated from the coding sequence ATGGCGACAAAAAACATCTGTATTTGGGGAGACAGTATCACCTACGGCGCGTGGGACACTGAAGGCGGCTGGGTGGACCGGCTTCGCCGTCATCTTCACGAGCGAACGATTGCTTCCGGGTTTGATGAATACTTCTGGGTGTATAATTTGGGCATTCCGGGAGACACGACCGATGATATACTTCAGCGGATTGATGCGGAATGTAGAGCGCGCGAACCGCACATCAGCATTTTTGCCGCGGGTATCAATGACAGCTCGCGCCTCGCGGAGACGGGTCTCCCGCGGGTTTCGGTGGAGCGTTTGCGGAAAAACGCATCGGCGCTGATACGCCGCGTGCGAGAGGTTTCGGAAGCTGTTTTTTGGATCGGCCTCGGTATAATTGATGAATCTGCGGTCGCCGCAGAGCAGGAATCCAGCGCTGATTTTCGCCACCAAAGCGTCATAGAGCATCACGAAGCGCTCGCTCGCGTCTGTCTCGCGGAGCATGTTCCGTACCTCGACATGCTCAATGTGCTTGCGCCGGAAGATTTGATCGACGGCCTGCACCCGAACGCCGTTGGTCACCAGAAAATGTTTGAACACATCCGAGATTTCTTGGTAGCGCAGGGCGTGCTCGCGAGATAG
- a CDS encoding MBL fold metallo-hydrolase, translating into MVITYYGHECFKVQFGDVVIAINPIAKSSRYKSARFGADIVLIGMNDADHNGASEVAFGGKEPFVVRGPGEYEIRDIAIKGFEAPRAPDGCSRTIYFLTLEGANLCILTGLHTASLPAPVLETLADVDVLFIPIAGGEVLSPADAYKLAVSLEPRIIIPMRHGEHKDAVKTFLKEGGVEKTQMESKLTVRRKDIADSAGQIVVLAPVGGE; encoded by the coding sequence ATGGTGATTACGTATTACGGACACGAGTGTTTCAAGGTGCAGTTCGGGGATGTCGTCATTGCGATAAATCCGATAGCAAAGAGTTCGCGGTACAAGAGCGCGCGTTTCGGCGCGGACATCGTCCTTATCGGGATGAATGACGCGGACCACAACGGCGCCTCGGAGGTTGCCTTTGGCGGCAAGGAGCCGTTCGTTGTGCGCGGCCCCGGGGAGTACGAGATCCGTGATATTGCGATTAAAGGATTTGAAGCGCCGCGCGCGCCGGACGGCTGTAGCCGCACGATTTATTTTCTTACCCTTGAGGGTGCGAATCTCTGCATACTGACCGGACTCCATACGGCGAGTCTCCCTGCGCCCGTGCTCGAGACTCTTGCTGACGTTGACGTCCTATTCATACCGATAGCGGGCGGCGAGGTGCTCTCTCCTGCGGATGCTTACAAGCTCGCCGTCTCGCTCGAGCCGCGGATCATCATCCCCATGCGTCACGGCGAGCACAAAGACGCGGTGAAAACTTTTCTGAAGGAGGGTGGCGTCGAAAAAACGCAGATGGAATCAAAGCTCACGGTGCGCCGGAAGGACATCGCGGACAGCGCTGGCCAGATCGTCGTGCTTGCGCCGGTCGGAGGAGAATAA
- the secA gene encoding preprotein translocase subunit SecA — translation MSLLKTLFGGDTERRVRAEYASRVERINTLEETYRALGEADFAAQTALFRERLERGEALGSLLPEAFAVAREAARRTLGQRHFDVQLIGGIAMHEGKIAEMKTGEGKTLVATLPSYLNALPGRGVHIVTVNDYLARRDAVWMGQIHHLLGLSVGCITSDASYLYDPLHRSDSANRAGGISNFQFPISNQIPNSKKQISDSGDALDEERDIEGYFRVVHEFLRPVSRREAYAADITYGTNSEFGFDYLRDNTALAAAELRQRGHVFAIVDEIDSVLIDEARTPLIISMQVAESERLYDRFAAIARDLIEGEDYTLDEKFRSIALTESGIEKAERALGVGSIYTDAGIAYVHHLETAVRARALYQKDREYVVRDGEVIIVDEFTGRMLPSRRWSEGLHQAVEAKEGVRVKEETRTAASVTYQNYFRMYEKLAGMTGTAFTSAEEFYKVYGLEVVAVPTNQPIARADRNDLIFQTERGKFRAIAQRVKELHERGQPVLIGTVSIEKNELLSAHLKQAGVPHEILNAKNHEREGEIIAEAGGRGSVTVATNMAGRGVDIKLGGAAASPEAAAEIKSFGGLFVLGTERHEARRIDNQLRGRAGRQGDPGETEFYISLEDTLMRVFASDMIKNMMGRFGIPEDEPIENKLISRALESAQTKIEGFHFDARKRILEYDDVLNKQRQAIYARRHTVLEGSAEELRGLLDEVVGEGEELAGSLQTKREEFGEEQFFAALRRLMLQTVDYFWMQHLEVMDYMRSSVGLRAYGQRDPLVEYKKEGTRLFREMLAATNDHIAELLPHLAPQAFALSERAARAARSRIQLSGGGVIGLADTARELAGEVVQSAPTPTFTREVRLSPQAALVSRLGAQRGGGGKTNVGRNDPCPCGAKHPDGRPIKYKHCHGKDA, via the coding sequence ATGTCTCTCCTTAAAACATTATTTGGCGGCGATACCGAGCGCCGCGTGCGAGCGGAATATGCCTCACGCGTCGAGCGGATTAACACACTCGAGGAGACGTACCGGGCGCTCGGCGAGGCTGATTTCGCGGCTCAAACCGCTCTGTTTCGAGAACGGCTCGAGAGGGGCGAGGCGCTCGGGTCGCTTCTTCCCGAGGCGTTTGCGGTAGCGCGCGAGGCCGCGCGGCGCACTCTCGGCCAGCGGCACTTTGATGTGCAGCTCATCGGCGGTATTGCGATGCACGAGGGTAAGATTGCCGAGATGAAGACCGGCGAGGGGAAGACGCTCGTTGCGACCCTGCCAAGCTATCTCAATGCGCTTCCAGGGCGCGGCGTGCATATTGTGACGGTGAATGACTATCTCGCGCGAAGAGATGCGGTGTGGATGGGACAAATACACCACCTGCTTGGGCTCTCTGTCGGATGCATCACGAGTGATGCGAGCTACCTTTATGATCCTCTGCATCGCAGTGATAGCGCGAATCGAGCAGGTGGAATTTCCAATTTCCAATTTCCAATTTCCAATCAAATTCCAAATTCCAAAAAACAAATTTCAGACAGTGGTGACGCGTTGGATGAAGAACGCGACATCGAAGGATATTTTCGGGTGGTGCATGAATTTTTGCGGCCGGTGAGTAGACGCGAGGCGTACGCCGCGGACATCACGTACGGGACGAACAGCGAATTCGGTTTTGATTATCTGCGCGACAATACCGCGCTCGCTGCCGCGGAGCTTCGGCAGCGCGGCCACGTCTTTGCGATCGTTGACGAAATTGATTCGGTGTTGATAGACGAGGCGCGCACGCCGCTGATCATCTCAATGCAGGTCGCGGAATCCGAGCGGCTGTACGATCGCTTTGCCGCGATTGCGCGCGATCTTATCGAGGGTGAGGATTACACGCTCGATGAAAAGTTCCGATCAATCGCGCTCACCGAGAGCGGCATCGAGAAGGCGGAGCGCGCGCTTGGTGTCGGGAGCATTTACACGGACGCCGGTATCGCCTATGTACACCATCTCGAGACCGCGGTGCGGGCGCGAGCACTCTACCAGAAAGACCGCGAATATGTCGTGCGCGACGGAGAGGTGATCATCGTGGATGAGTTCACCGGCCGGATGCTCCCCAGCCGCCGCTGGAGCGAGGGACTGCACCAGGCGGTCGAGGCGAAGGAGGGCGTGCGCGTGAAGGAGGAGACACGCACCGCAGCTTCAGTCACGTATCAGAATTACTTCCGCATGTATGAGAAGCTTGCGGGCATGACTGGCACGGCTTTCACGTCTGCCGAGGAGTTTTATAAAGTCTACGGCCTTGAAGTCGTGGCAGTGCCGACGAACCAGCCTATTGCCCGAGCGGATCGGAATGATCTTATCTTCCAGACCGAGCGCGGCAAATTCAGAGCGATCGCACAAAGGGTGAAAGAGCTCCACGAGCGCGGACAGCCCGTCTTAATCGGCACGGTTTCAATCGAGAAAAACGAACTTCTTTCCGCGCATCTCAAGCAGGCGGGCGTACCACACGAGATCCTCAATGCGAAGAATCATGAGCGTGAGGGTGAGATTATCGCTGAGGCCGGCGGGCGGGGGAGTGTCACTGTTGCGACGAACATGGCTGGACGCGGCGTCGACATTAAACTCGGCGGCGCTGCGGCAAGTCCCGAGGCTGCGGCGGAGATCAAAAGTTTCGGTGGGCTTTTCGTGCTCGGTACCGAGCGGCACGAGGCACGTAGAATTGACAATCAGCTCCGCGGCCGCGCGGGGAGGCAAGGAGACCCGGGGGAAACTGAGTTTTACATTTCACTCGAGGACACGCTGATGCGCGTTTTTGCCTCGGACATGATTAAAAATATGATGGGGCGTTTCGGCATCCCCGAAGACGAACCGATCGAGAACAAGCTCATCTCACGGGCGCTCGAGTCGGCACAGACCAAGATCGAGGGCTTTCACTTCGATGCGCGTAAGCGGATCCTCGAGTACGACGACGTGCTCAACAAACAGCGCCAGGCGATTTATGCGCGGCGGCACACCGTGCTCGAAGGGAGCGCGGAGGAGCTTCGGGGACTTCTCGACGAGGTGGTCGGCGAGGGTGAAGAGCTTGCGGGCTCACTCCAAACCAAGCGCGAGGAGTTCGGCGAGGAGCAGTTTTTCGCCGCGCTCCGGCGGCTCATGCTCCAAACGGTAGATTATTTTTGGATGCAGCATCTTGAGGTGATGGACTACATGCGCTCGAGTGTGGGGCTTCGAGCCTACGGCCAGCGTGACCCGCTGGTCGAGTACAAGAAAGAGGGAACGCGGCTCTTCCGCGAGATGCTCGCGGCGACGAACGACCACATCGCAGAACTTCTGCCGCACCTTGCGCCGCAAGCCTTCGCCCTGAGTGAGCGCGCCGCCCGCGCGGCGCGCTCACGAATCCAGCTTTCCGGCGGCGGCGTGATCGGCCTCGCCGATACGGCGCGTGAGCTCGCCGGGGAAGTAGTGCAAAGTGCACCCACGCCTACGTTTACTCGCGAGGTGCGCCTCTCGCCGCAGGCGGCTCTCGTGTCTCGTCTCGGAGCGCAACGAGGAGGCGGGGGCAAAACAAACGTGGGCCGCAACGACCCCTGCCCGTGCGGAGCGAAACACCCTGATGGCCGTCCGATAAAATACAAACACTGCCACGGCAAAGATGCTTGA
- a CDS encoding type II toxin-antitoxin system HicB family antitoxin — protein MKQREFTAIYQKRGRGIVAWVEEVPGVNTQGRTLQEAKENLKEALQLIFETNHALAIGKAVDALRESIRIAVPA, from the coding sequence ATGAAGCAACGAGAATTTACTGCAATTTATCAAAAACGAGGCAGGGGGATAGTAGCGTGGGTGGAAGAAGTTCCAGGCGTCAATACACAGGGACGAACCCTACAGGAGGCCAAAGAGAATCTTAAAGAAGCGCTCCAATTGATTTTTGAGACCAATCACGCCCTTGCCATTGGCAAGGCTGTGGATGCGCTTCGCGAATCCATTCGCATCGCAGTTCCCGCCTAA
- a CDS encoding Type 1 glutamine amidotransferase-like domain-containing protein, translating into MFLTSSAGMVMDSVVRHFDKPVAGQKCAFILTASEAEQGDKWWLREDRDALTSAGFDVFDYTLTGKTSEDVAQALKDADVLFVAGGKTFYLLGQAQKNRKVSRA; encoded by the coding sequence TTGTTTCTCACATCTTCTGCTGGCATGGTCATGGATAGCGTTGTGCGGCATTTCGACAAGCCGGTCGCTGGCCAGAAGTGCGCGTTTATCCTAACCGCCTCGGAAGCGGAGCAGGGTGACAAATGGTGGCTGCGAGAAGATCGCGACGCGCTCACGAGCGCGGGGTTTGACGTGTTTGATTACACGCTCACTGGAAAAACTTCGGAGGATGTTGCACAGGCGCTCAAAGACGCAGACGTACTTTTCGTCGCTGGCGGTAAGACCTTTTATTTGCTCGGACAGGCGCAGAAAAATCGAAAAGTGTCACGGGCGTAG
- the ftsA gene encoding cell division protein FtsA, whose translation MSRRPSLVTGIDIGSRHVRVVIAERVPGKSAPHIIGRGSAESKGLRHGYIINIPDVVRSVRAALATANHTAKTSVRGAYLAVGGVGLEGAVASGSTIVTRADSEITEVDVKLAHEAAENNIPAPLAANRKVIHAVPLQYKIDNREVLGRPLGMHGMKLEVKLLFITALEQHVNDLIEAVEQAGVEVLDVMASPLSASFVTLTSAQKIAGCVLANIGAETLSIAIFESGIPISLHVFPIGSTDVTNDIALGFKISLEDAEEVKRSGTGSLAYPERELHTIIRSRLSDMFALIEAHLKKIGRAGLLPAGILITGGGSAFASIEELAKNALRLPSRVAVPNLPGNTQGELRDTTWSVAYGLCLWGLAAESDEEPMGIRVARRAKNKLLDWLKQFLP comes from the coding sequence ATGTCTCGCCGTCCGTCACTCGTCACCGGAATTGATATCGGCTCGCGCCACGTACGCGTGGTGATTGCCGAGCGCGTACCGGGAAAGAGCGCGCCGCACATCATCGGCCGCGGAAGCGCGGAGTCGAAAGGCCTGCGTCACGGCTACATCATCAACATCCCCGACGTCGTGCGGAGCGTCCGCGCAGCACTCGCCACCGCCAACCACACCGCCAAAACCTCCGTGCGCGGCGCCTACCTTGCGGTCGGCGGCGTCGGGCTCGAAGGCGCTGTCGCGAGCGGTAGCACCATTGTCACCCGCGCGGATTCCGAGATCACTGAAGTGGACGTCAAGCTCGCACACGAGGCCGCCGAGAATAATATCCCCGCGCCACTTGCGGCAAACCGCAAAGTAATCCACGCGGTGCCGCTCCAGTATAAAATTGACAACAGAGAGGTGCTCGGGAGGCCACTCGGCATGCACGGCATGAAACTCGAGGTAAAGCTTCTCTTTATTACCGCGCTCGAGCAGCATGTGAACGACCTCATCGAGGCGGTGGAACAGGCAGGCGTCGAAGTGCTCGACGTGATGGCTTCGCCGCTCTCGGCAAGCTTCGTGACGCTCACCTCAGCGCAGAAAATCGCGGGTTGCGTCCTCGCGAACATCGGTGCTGAGACGCTCTCGATCGCGATCTTTGAGAGCGGCATCCCAATCTCGCTTCACGTCTTCCCTATCGGCTCGACCGACGTCACGAACGACATCGCGCTCGGCTTCAAAATATCACTTGAAGACGCCGAGGAAGTGAAGCGCAGCGGCACGGGCTCGCTCGCCTACCCCGAGCGGGAGCTTCATACAATCATCCGCTCTCGGCTCAGCGACATGTTCGCGCTCATCGAAGCACACCTCAAAAAAATTGGCCGCGCCGGCTTACTCCCCGCAGGAATCCTCATCACCGGCGGCGGCTCGGCATTTGCGTCTATTGAAGAGCTCGCGAAAAACGCGCTCCGCCTCCCCTCGCGCGTCGCGGTGCCGAACCTGCCTGGAAACACACAGGGTGAACTCCGAGATACCACGTGGTCCGTGGCCTATGGCCTATGCCTCTGGGGGCTTGCCGCAGAGAGCGACGAGGAGCCCATGGGTATCCGCGTCGCCCGCCGCGCCAAAAACAAACTCCTCGACTGGCTCAAACAATTTTTGCCGTAA
- the ybeY gene encoding rRNA maturation RNase YbeY, giving the protein MPFSLANTTRSQRPPLPYRALAEKVLGARYDLSVALVGDARSRALNRRYRGKDKSANVLSFPLGESAGEIVLNLRAARMDAPRFARTYRAMVATLFIHGLLHLKGLAHGRRMDKLEQTLIAHYVSPSVTRHRN; this is encoded by the coding sequence GTGCCTTTCTCTCTCGCCAATACGACCCGCTCGCAGCGGCCGCCGCTCCCCTACCGCGCTCTTGCCGAGAAGGTACTTGGCGCGCGCTATGATCTCAGCGTCGCTCTTGTCGGCGACGCGCGCTCTCGCGCGCTGAACCGCCGCTACCGCGGCAAGGACAAGTCAGCGAACGTGCTCTCGTTTCCGCTCGGAGAGAGCGCAGGCGAGATCGTGCTGAATCTACGCGCGGCGCGGATGGATGCGCCGCGCTTCGCTCGAACATACCGCGCCATGGTCGCTACCCTGTTTATCCACGGATTGCTCCATTTGAAGGGACTCGCACATGGGCGTAGAATGGACAAACTGGAGCAGACGCTCATCGCGCACTATGTCTCGCCGTCCGTCACTCGTCACCGGAATTGA
- a CDS encoding ribonuclease H-like domain-containing protein yields MRKIVLDLETKNSFQDIGRRDPAALDLSLVGIYESATDSYQSFLEDELPRLWPILERADLLIGFNIIHFDIPILDKYYHGNLRSLRTLDLLREVEGVLGRRIGLDALAHATLGTNKSAHGMDAIRWWRTGEIEKIRRYCLDDVRITKELYDHALSHGALAFETGGEKRSISLDVSSWEAPAAAAAPMTMTMPW; encoded by the coding sequence ATGAGAAAGATTGTTCTTGATCTCGAAACCAAAAACTCGTTTCAAGACATTGGACGACGCGACCCTGCAGCACTCGATCTCTCCCTTGTGGGGATCTACGAGAGCGCGACCGACTCCTACCAGAGCTTCCTTGAGGATGAGTTGCCACGACTCTGGCCGATCCTCGAGCGCGCAGACCTGCTCATCGGCTTCAACATAATCCATTTCGACATCCCGATTCTCGACAAGTACTACCACGGAAATCTTCGCTCGCTCCGCACCCTCGACCTCCTTCGCGAGGTCGAGGGTGTCCTCGGACGACGCATCGGCCTCGACGCGCTCGCGCACGCAACCCTTGGCACAAATAAAAGTGCGCACGGCATGGACGCGATCCGCTGGTGGCGAACGGGCGAGATCGAAAAAATCCGCCGCTACTGCCTCGACGACGTGCGCATCACGAAAGAACTTTATGATCACGCGCTGTCGCACGGCGCCCTTGCCTTCGAGACTGGCGGCGAAAAGCGCTCAATCTCGCTCGACGTTTCAAGCTGGGAAGCGCCAGCTGCAGCCGCGGCGCCGATGACCATGACGATGCCGTGGTAG